One part of the Leucobacter triazinivorans genome encodes these proteins:
- the sucD gene encoding succinate--CoA ligase subunit alpha has translation MSIFLNKDSKVIVQGITGGEGTKHTARMLAAGTQIVGGVNARKAGTTVSHVDASGATVELPVFASVAEAMAETGADVSVAFVPPAFTKDAAIEAIDAGIGLLVIITEGVPVKDSAELWAHAKATGGTTRIIGPNCPGIITPGEALAGITPATITGKGPIGLVSKSGTLTYQMMYELRDLGFSTAIGIGGDPVIGTTHIDALAAFEADPETQAIVMIGEIGGDAEERAAEYIKAHVTKPVVGYVAGFTAPEGKTMGHAGAIVSGSAGTAQAKKEALEAAGVAVGKTPTETAELLRQAYAAL, from the coding sequence ATGTCGATCTTCCTGAACAAGGATTCCAAGGTCATCGTCCAGGGCATCACCGGCGGCGAGGGCACCAAGCACACCGCGCGCATGCTCGCTGCCGGCACGCAGATCGTGGGCGGTGTGAACGCCCGCAAGGCCGGCACCACCGTCTCGCACGTCGACGCCTCGGGCGCGACGGTCGAGCTGCCCGTCTTCGCGTCGGTCGCCGAGGCGATGGCCGAGACCGGTGCCGACGTGTCGGTCGCGTTCGTGCCCCCGGCCTTCACCAAGGACGCCGCGATCGAGGCCATCGACGCGGGCATCGGCCTGCTCGTCATCATCACCGAGGGCGTGCCCGTCAAGGACTCGGCTGAGCTGTGGGCGCACGCGAAGGCGACGGGCGGCACGACTCGCATCATCGGGCCGAACTGCCCGGGCATCATCACGCCGGGCGAGGCGCTCGCGGGGATCACGCCGGCGACGATCACCGGCAAGGGGCCGATCGGTCTCGTCTCGAAGTCGGGCACGCTGACCTACCAGATGATGTACGAGCTGCGCGATCTCGGTTTCTCGACCGCGATCGGGATCGGCGGCGACCCCGTCATCGGCACGACGCACATCGACGCCCTCGCGGCGTTCGAGGCGGATCCCGAGACGCAGGCGATCGTGATGATCGGCGAGATCGGCGGCGACGCCGAGGAGCGCGCGGCCGAGTACATCAAGGCGCACGTGACGAAGCCGGTCGTGGGCTACGTGGCGGGCTTCACGGCGCCCGAGGGCAAGACGATGGGCCACGCCGGCGCCATCGTGTCGGGCTCCGCGGGCACCGCCCAGGCGAAGAAGGAGGCCCTCGAGGCCGCCGGCGTCGCGGTGGGCAAGACGCCCACCGAGACCGCGGAGCTGCTGCGCCAGGCTTACGCCGCGCTGTAA